From Hymenobacter sediminicola:
GGAAAGAATTTCACGAATGGAAACAGTCACTCACTCAATTCACAAAAGCAGCATGAACATACCTATCAAAGAACGTCCGATTCTATTCAGCGGCCCGATGGTGCGCGCCCTGCTGGCTGGCACGAAGACCCAGACGCGCCGGATAGTGAAGGCTAAGCCTGGAGGTAGCTTTCAGGTCTATTACCGGCCATTCGATAACAGCCGCGAAGTGCAAGGCTTAACCGCTGGCGGCACTTTAGGTGACGTGATAAAATGCCCCTATGGCCAGCCCGGTGAGCGGCTGTGGGTGCGGGAAACGCATCACAAGTATGGCTCAGGCTGGATATACAGGGCGGATTATGGAGAGCATACACCTGTAAGTGATGGAATTGGCGGACCGTGGAAGCCCAGCATTCACATGCCCCGCGTGGCCAGCCGTATCCTGTTGGAAATCGTGTCGGTGCGAGTAGAGCGGTTGCAGGATATCAGTTTAAAAGATGTTCGGGCTGAAGGATGCGAGGTGCGGGAGTTCTCTTTGCTCTTTACAGAAGATGCAGCCGAACGGCAGCAAGTTGGCGCCAGTGTTTACCGCACCCTCTGGGAATCCATCAATGGCCCCAGCTCCTGGCAGGCCAATCCCTGGGTGTGGGTGGTAGAGTTCAAGCGCATTGACTCATGAAAAAGATGCGCATCCTCGCCCGCGACGTCGATCCGGAAACCGGTGACGTATCCTACTTCAAAGCCGGCCACACTTCCCGCCTCGAAGCCGTTAAAGGTGAGCGGGCCCCCAAGCCGCCCACCAAAGGCCAGAAAGCGGCCCGTCGGCGGCGTAAAAAGCAGCACTACGCCGGCTGCCGCCCCCGCCCCCTGTTTCACACCAGCACTCCGAAGCTGCACGAGGACCCGGCCGAACGCTTCCGGCTCAAACAGGAAGTCTTCGCCAACGCCGGCAACCGCTGCGTCTACTGCGGCGCCCGCTACCCGCTCACGCTCGACCACATCATTCCCCTGAGCAAAGGCGGCGGCTGGCATAAAGAGAACCTGCAGTGCCTGTGCGCACCCTGCAACGAAGCCAAGGCCGATATGATGCCCTACGAGCAGGCCGCCTAAGAAATGATTTTAATGCCGGTAATGTTTGTAATTTGCAAACATTACCGGCATTACTTTCTATTACCGTTTTCACTTTTCGCTATGGCCACGGGACAGCCAGACGCACAACCAGAGGTGCCAGCACCTGCTTCCGAAAAGAAGCTCACCAAGCTGCAGGAAGGATTTGCGCACCACTACGCACGGTTGTGGAAGGCCGCACCTGCTTACCGGGCCGCCGGAGGTGCACCAGCCGGAGCCAAGCAGAACGGCCTGAACCTGCTCAAGGACGAGCGTATCGTAGCGGCTATCCAGCAGGAAGCGGTACGGCTCGGCATGACGGTAGAGGAATCCACGGTCCGCATGTCGGAGTGGGGCCGCGTCAGCATCGATGACGTGATGACGCTTGAAGAGGAAGAGTATACCACGCGCATCCAGAAGCCGCTACGCGAGATAGTGGCAGAAAACTACGAGATGATCCTGTTTGAGCAGGAACTGGCTATCCGCACCGAAATCCTCTTCACCGATAAAAAGGAGCAGAAATCCTACCGCAACAAGCAGCAGGCGCTGCACCTGAAGCGGCTGATTGACCACGAACGGCTGCTGCTGGAACTGGAGAAGAATCCGGATGCTATGCGCGAAGTGCCAGGACCCAAAGCCAAGCGCGAGG
This genomic window contains:
- a CDS encoding HNH endonuclease; translation: MKKMRILARDVDPETGDVSYFKAGHTSRLEAVKGERAPKPPTKGQKAARRRRKKQHYAGCRPRPLFHTSTPKLHEDPAERFRLKQEVFANAGNRCVYCGARYPLTLDHIIPLSKGGGWHKENLQCLCAPCNEAKADMMPYEQAA